The sequence aaAAATGGACCTCATCGCTGAGCCCTCATCATTGATCTGAGCGCGCAgcaaacacttttcacagagcgtcgattttcgttatacaattttatggtttgtaaacgttgttaaggcgtaagtctttccataatgaaatgtcaatgaatactgaaaaaattacgtatttagtttgatagtagtcacgcgtgatctgtcaaaaaaaccctattggaaaaagtacctccaatctgatcaccctttatatgaaatatacaataataaaaatattttgcagaatCAATCCCATTATTTATTAGCCCCACCTCGCATGGTGAATGCATTAGCGGAAGAGCTCTGCTTTTTGGCATGTGTGCGTGCGTTGGGGAGATGTGCGAACTGCCGCATGCCTGAGTTGTGCGACTTGGCATGCTGCGTAAGAGAAAAGGGTGCAGAGGCGTGCGGCGCAGACAATTTCGGTATTTAAGAATTGCTTAGTTATACTATCCATTGTTGTCACGGGCATATGGAGATTACGCGATCTTTTGTTGGCACGAAATATTATACGCGCGTATACGGCACGCCCATCGCAGCCAAACTAACTCAATTTAGCACCTGAAATTTTTGGCCTATAAATTTGTACGCAGCTCAATGAGATCTGAGCAGTTCACATCGAGTTTGGTTCAACGGCGGTTTCGAATAAGCTGATCTTATTTTTCTCGCGCTTATtaatttaggaaaaaattagacgataaataaataactggatTTTTTACGATGAAAGTGTGTTTGGTTCTTGCTGTGTGCGTCCTGGCCACGCTTACGCCACCCACCGATGCTCTCTTAGGCGCCAAATTGGCGCTGTTGGGCTTAGCTGGAAATCTGGGTGGAGGTGGTAACAGCGGTAGCGGcggtggcggcggcggcggttATGGTAGCGGCAGATATAATGGCGGCTTTTACGGCCAACAAAATGGGCCCAACTACAGCAATGGCTATGGACGTCAGTCGTATGGTGGCGGTTACAATTACGGCATTGGAGCGAGTGGCGGCTATGGTGGAGGTTATAGCAGTGGGGGGTATGGCAGCAGTGGCTACAGCACAGGTGGTTACAGTGGCAGCAACGAGGGTGGACAAGTCGTAAGGGTTATCAAGGTGATTGTACCCAATCAGGATGCTGATGTTTCATCAAATTACGCGTCCGGTTACTCAAGTGGTTACTCCAGTGGTGGATGGACACCAATACCCGCACCTGTACCCGTGCAACGCACCTCTTCTTATGTGACCACACAGTCGGTAGCGCCAGCGCCTATCCAAACCACTTACGTGTCATCAGCTCCGGCACCACAACCCATTCAGTATTCCGCTCAAATTGGACAAGAAAGCGCCGCACGAGCTTATCAATATAGCAATGCGGCACCTCAACCCATCCCAATTCAGGTGCAAGTACCCCCCGCAATCAATTTGCCTGCACCCGTACCAGCACCAGCACCAGCACCGCAAATTTCGGTTAGTCTGCAGCCACCAGCGCCCGTGCAAACGGCAACTTCTTATGTGGCAACACAATCGGTGGCTCCAGTGCGCACTATAGTTCAGGCCGCGCCAGCGCCTGTGCCCGTTCAAACCACATACGTTTCAGCTCCAGCACCGCAGCCCATTCAGTATTCGACTCAAATTGGACAAGCAGGCGCAGCACAAACTTACCAGTACAGAGAGTCCGCGCAACCACAACCTATTGCACCACTCGGTCCTGCGCCTGCACAACAGGTGAAAACCATTAAGTTGATCGTAGATGAAGAGGATTCGAGCCAAGGAGGATTTAATGGCGCTCCTGCTCAAACCTATGGTCCCCCACCTCCAAGTGGTGGCGCTTGGGACAGCAGCAGCAGTGCGACGGGTGGCTGGAATAACGGTTATAAGCGAGGTGGCATTTGGGAGAAACTTGGCTGCTAAAAGTCGTTTAGTAAAAAACTGTCTTCGCTCTTTTTGCACACATAGTCTTACATAGTCTtatctattttaaaaatatctgtaCATAAGAAGTATTTTCACCAAACTCATGTGTTTTCGACACGAAATTCATTTTGGCTTACGAATAAAGTTCGATATTCTTTTTGAATCTTTTGAGAAACATTATTTGGCATTCTGTAGTTATTGCACATTTAGCATTTGCTATCTAATTAAAGTAGTGCTGCTTACAGTATTTACGGTTCAGTTGTGTCCAAAGAGGAATGCGCTAATTTTTGTGCTAACAGTAAATCATACAGCAACTTAAGTTGcaaacttttaacttttttttttgctaagagagctaaaactaaataaagttcGATTTTATGAAATGTcttgaacaaaaatttaagtgGCGAACCAACATCAATTAGGCTGAATAAATAAGATTAAAGATGTACAGTACGAGCTCAAAGCCAAAGCTgccttaaaaatgaaatttttggctTCTATAAATCTAGATAATTAGGTAAATGCGTAGCTGAAGTCGCCTTTCGCGTATATTCAAAGTTTGTTCAAAAAGACGTAGGATATTTCCACCCCTTGCATGATGagataaaatatattgaaattaaGACTTCACAGGGTCAGCATACCTAGGGATATGcagatattaaaatatgttagaTCGTGAGGTCCTTTTAGACAAGACCGGATAGGAAGCGATCGATAGCTTTCTTTTTCCAACCAACCTGTAATGTTTAATAATGAGAGTCCTAACGGAAACTTATCCAGGAGTAAGCCCCAATTTAACATCAACTTTTCAGACAGAGTAGAGGTACTAAGGTGGCcaatgtagccgaatgggttcgtgcgtgactactattcgggagtgcgtaagttcgaatctctgcgcatgaaacagcaaaatgagacaacatttttttctaatggcggttgccccatgaaaaagcttcacaTAAataaccatttgccgttcggactcGGCTGGAAACTGtgggtcccttcatttgtggaacaacatcaagacgcacaccacaaagaggaggaggagctcggccaaacaacagaagtgtaagcggcaattattatttagttttttttttgatggtcTCTATCGCATCAGATATAACAGCTAGCTAGATGAATTCCTGAAAGGTGCAAACGTCGAAGGGCATCTAACGACTAAGAAAAGTTTGATAAATGTCAGGTGAAAGAATACTTGTCAAGTGCTAGATGCGCGCATGCTTTGTGAAAATCGAAGAGGACTTCCGCGAAAGTGATAATGAAGTGACAGTTGAGGACGATCTAAGAAGCATAGTAACGGCCAACTATTGTATCATAGTTTGGCTATGACCCGAGATATATGGAGAAAAATTGTGTAGGCAGCTACGGCTCACAACGAGCTGTGGTGACATGAATGATGGTGATGGGAGCTGCACTCATCAGCAGCAAGAAGACGTTGATATTTCTTGCTCATACGAGTATCTAGTCGCTACTTCAATATCTCTGATTGAAGTTTATCTCGACTGTGGCCATTGGTGTCCAATTGGAAattgtaagcaaaaaatgagcaaaagcattttattttatgtgttttttatcTCGAACTCAACCCCCCCACATTGTAAACCTGGGGTTTTCGGAAATTTAAAATGGTAGTCCCGAGCGGGCGGCATTTTTTTGGACATTACGAGCTTTAACATATTAGCTGAAAGTGTGATATCGATCGAATTTACTGAAAGAATTTGGTATCTAACGTTTACATGTCTTAGGCAGAGAGACAATCGCCACCTGCGCATTACACTTCGTTCGTCTTTCGTCAGTTCCTTCGGagattactaaattttttaggttttttatttaacttcttttgcatacaaaaaagaaaaaaaaacaatttttacataattttaatattttaaaaaatggcacTGAAGTTGACCCCCTTAGCTCTtccatttatctgaaacacaaaaaccaaaaaaaaaaaaatatgaatcagtatgactgtagatatgtatgtctcGTACTCGGGCAATAGCCATGGATGTTGTaagcaacatattaaaatttcaggcgattcggttgaataggttttttcttttttttttcttttttgacaacacaaggccgaaaaaagtcgtttcgagataaatgagtttaaagtttgaggtacaggagcgtgcggaccgctctctaaCTGGGTAATGgcctgtagaagctataatattcggaatttccgcatgcaaatttcacagtatatttgaCTTTGAAAAGAACACAGAGAGAGCACCAGCACAAACATTATTTTGCAGCTCGAACAGGAGGCAGTTTCTTTGACTGCGAACAAAGCgataatatagggtttttcagtaagagcgcttcaacttttgaacttttttgaataaaacacaaacggtttgacttttttaactatttttttttttattatcgagtttgaacatatacatttaagtatgaaattcgatttcttttgcatgaccaccgcgaagtccaatcgttgaacccaattttcgactactcttttgcataaatcggccgaaattccagcaatttcgcgttcaatattggctctgagctcacaaatcgtcgccggcttgttactgtagaccaatgacttcacataaccccaaaacgggacggcttgttaaatggaccataaaatggccgtaatgctcttaaagtagcagcaacagaacgattattttcataaaaaatttgcacgatttgcaatcgttgctcaagtgtgtagcgttccatgatgaaatgtatcctaatgaagtttacaaatgacaaaaataaaaaatattgcgtcgttcgccctccctatcagaaaaaagttgaagcgcacctattaaaaaccctttatttagaaGCGACTGCACTCCAAACGGGCTGCCGCACACTTCTGTTGCTATAGCTAgcgctttgaaaaattttgaaaaaattgccgAAGGACACGACGGCTGtatccatggtgaaaagatgtaTAGAGGTGGGGCCATTTTCAGagcgaatttgaaaaaaattagctgtTTGGCTTTGAAACGGAGTGCAGTGTCATAAAAGCAATTAGAAAGAAGGATTTGCAAAAGCTAAGAAgaataaaaaccttttttttgccaaaaacatGTTATATTCCTCCTAACTGGATGTGAGTCGCAACCGAGGCGGCAAAATATTACCTCGctcagcaaatttaaaaaatgtattaatcttATCGTTCCCTTAATCACCCAACAACATGCATTCAATCCCTGCATGGCCTTCTCTGGTCGTCTACATAAATTAGGATAAGACAGTAACCTTATCCATTTTCCTCTGCTTCGATTATCCAAGAGAAGTTCACTATTCCTTGGCCTCctaattgtgaaaaattttctttgatattcCTAAGCGAGTAAAAGCGGAATCCATCTTTCTTATTGCTTTTccatatttaaatgaaaatgaatctGGTGCAATTGTGGCTGACGAAGACGAGCAACTGAGCAAAGAGGACATCGCTAAGAAGGCGTAACCTTCTGTATAGAGGTGTGACCAATTTCAGtggatttgaaaaaattagctGTTTGTCTGATGCCACAGGGTCACGGctgcggtttgtttacgaaaacactgagattgtgttggtgatgtaagaaaaaaatcaacataataCCCACTCGTGTTACTTCGTTGCAGtctaaacaacgactgattggacgagtatgTGAATACGCGTGAAATAAGCGGGCAGAATTCTATTGCCGAGCCCCACGTGACGTGGTAGCCTAAGTTACtcacacaattttgtttttcaacataGCGGATGGTTGAACCTGAACATTTATCATCCTTTCTTAGAAGCTTATACCTTTGGATCTCACGAGAGCGGTGCATGCTTGTTAAGTCTGAGAGGAGGATTGGTGACTTGTGGGGGGAAAATAACTAATGGCTCATATCAGGTCGCTCTTTTCTAGTCACTAACTCGAAATGTGGTTTAGAATTCTATTCAGAGTAAGCAATAATGAGGGTTGGATTTCTCATATTTTAGGAGGAAAAAGGGAATTCgtagaaataataatttcgagTCTGTAGACTGTGCCTtaagaagtatttttttattatatagtaCGCAATATTTGAATATATCTTAAAATAGAATTTCGTTTGCCAATGTAAGTTTATTTCTGTCATAAATGAATGTTAATCCAACATTAGCTCCACTGCcgccttaataaaaaaaaaaatgttttgaaaccgTAGTCAGTTTGTGACAATAATAGCAACTAAACCAAGGCACCAAGTACTCAATAAGCGTCGaagcacaacaaattgcatCCGCTACTTAATTGatcagaaaaataatgaaataattgcaTCAAAGTTTCTATCCGCAATGTGCACACTCACGTATATAAAGGCGAAAAATATGAAAGACTTCTTCACTGAGCGACAACAACTTCAAATAAAACATTACACAAAATGCTGTTTCAGCCAATATTTAAGAATTTACGCTTTTTGATTTTACTTCTTCTAGCCGCCACTGAGCTGCAGGCAGGCACTTTACGAGACGAGGTTGACGGGGCGAGCGAAGTGCGGACAAAACGTGGACACAGCACAAGTGGCGGTGCACCAAATGGTGGGTTAGAAtgtcaaacaaacaaaacaaaagcaaacatttttttttaacactttcgatttcttaatttattatgcGCGCAAACTGCGAAGACTACGGTCCAGCTATAAAAATCACCTCGAGCATCTTGCAACTGACCAAGGCAACGGAAGGTGGCACGGCTATTGGTGATATTGGTTTGGAGCATCACGAGGCCACACTTGAACAGCCTTGGCCGGTCTCTGCTGCCGGTGCTCACTTGCCGGCCGCCCACACCGTTTGGTTGGAGTTGCCAGGAAGGCAACAAGATTTCCACTTAATTGCCGTGCCGGATGTAAGCAATGATCATACCCAATTGTCCCACGAAGGTGCTGGTGGCGCTGGTGGTGCAACCAGTTCTTCAGATGATGCTACTTCTTCGCTATCCAAAGGATTGCATACACAGATAGTGAGCAGCGGTAAAGTCGTAACGCGCGTCAGTGATAATCTTGATTTTGGCGAAGCGGCAGAGGGGAGAGCAAAGAGCAGCTCCCGAACTTCTTATGGCAGATAAATGGAGTTCGTACTTGGAAATAagagtttataaaaataaataatgaaaaaaatctaaagGGAGTGCAATGTCATACAACTAATAAGAAGGATTTGCAAAACCTAAGaagaataaaaacatttttgccaaaTAACTGGATGTGTGTCGCAACCCAGGCGGTCAAATATTAGCTCGCTcagcaaagtaaaaaaatttgtttatcttACAATTTCTTTTCGTAATTTTCCTTAAATCACCCTGGTCGCCTACTTAAACTTGGATAAGACAGTAATGCGTACCCTTCTCCATTTTCCTCGGCTTCTACAATATTATCTAAGAGAAGTTCACTGCCTCCACTATTTCTTGGTCTCCTATGAATTGTGATGCATTTTCTTCGAAATTCCTAAGTGATTGCCTTTGTTGTCAGTTGTGAGTAAAGGCGGAATCCATTTTTCCTATTGCTTTtccatatgtaaatgaaaatgaatcTAGTGCAATCGTAACTGACATCTACGGTCAACTGATTATGTCGAAAAGGTATCGCCCACGCCTGAAAGCGCTTCTGGCGGCGACAGCAATACCAGATGACTTCGGAAATTTATGTggctaaataatataatttgttttctgtcaaattttttttttctgaggtGTTGCGTAGTTTTCCCACATAAAAGGCTTCCGGAAatctttttatatggagaatgcgGCGATTATCGATCCTCGAGGAGGGCTTACCGATCTATGGTTTCATCTCTTTGCTGTGTGATACCCTCACCAATTACAGCGAATGCTATTCTTTGCTTGAAAAGCCAAGTTTCTAGTGGAACCAAACATTTTATGAGCAATGCCCTTGGTGTCCACCATAGACAAATCGGTTGGTGAGTGAGTACCCTTCGGAAGTGCAAAAGTTCCAAACCCCGAGCACGAAAGACCAAACGAtagaaagagttttttctaataccagtTGTTTTCCTTGGCAGAGAATTTCAAACTTCGAgaagcatttctgccatgaaaaaactcctcataaaagccATTCGgggtcagcttaaaactgtattgTTCCATTTGTGGGAGAACATAAAGATGCATACCACCAAAGCAAAAAAAGGGAAATGTCACATGCCAGATGAACAAGCAGCTTGCATAACGGCATTCAATTTATATGTGAAGTGAGATGTGACAGTGAATAAGCCACAAGTGGTTTGCCTACAATTCTAATCTGTTGTGGGTAACATTACTCACATGAGTAAACTTATATATGACTCCTTGGTTTCTGTATGGCCGCAGAATGAATTTAGAGTGGATGACACAACGGCAATCAAAGAAAATGGTAAACGCAATTTAGATTTTTGAccgaatttcttttttgttggccTTTGCGACGACTGTGGTTTCTCCTATTCATAGACAGATGGTAATTATGGATTcgataatattataaaacatttgTTTGTCAGGCCTttgcctgaattttttttttttgtacttttattatgttttcattgtccatgcaaaaataaaaactactgaattctttgctttttttccttgttcactcctctcgggagcatgggGCCTCGACgaaactcagtcttgcgttggtttcgttagtcTGTTtagatttctgacagggtaggtgattagccggccgctaccagttctaagtagtgggaatgcccacctgtcgttgattaggaacaacgccctctTACTGCtttgagcgccatctgtgtttcacatttttctggcagaaggatcgcacagatggttgagaacttcgctaaatttcgtgtgtctgcgctattaccggggtcgcccgcttcctcttaccggcgccactgatgcattgtgtaactgtgtgtgtttctttatttttgcttgttttagcagctacaatgcccgacggaagagaaggacgatgcgaccaaatattctttctatgagcgcctggaacgctcctatgagcgctgcccccgccacgacataaaaatcgtgcttggcgacttcaacgccagggtgggcaaggagggaatttttggtcccacagtcggaaaattcagcctgcacaacgaaacatccggtaacggacagaggctgatcgacttcgccggggcccgaaacatggtagtctgcagcaccagattccagcataagaagattcaccaagccacctggctgtctcctgatcgaaaaacacgaaaccagatcgatcatgttgtgatagatggaagacacgcttctagtgtattagatgtacgtacgatccgaggacccaacatcgactcggatcacaaccttgttgcagccaaaatgcgcacacgcctctgtgcagcaaaaaacgtgcatctacctacgcaaagaatgttcgacatcgaaaagctgcaatcacaacagacagccagaagattcgccactcgactctcactcctgctctcagagagtactgcccaacaaaccggcatccacgaacaatggagcaacatttctcgttctctacgtaccaccgccgaagaagaaatcggattccggcattggtacgacgaggaatgtcatgctgccgcagaaagaaaggatgccgcctatagagccacgctgcgatcgggtgcaacgcgagccatgtgggatcgctacagagagctgaaaaaggaagagagacgtattatccgaaagaagaaacgagaggccgaaatacgtgagtgcgaagagcttgagatgctggccaacaggaacaacgcccgaaaattctaccagaaagttcggcggcttacagaaggttttaagaccggggcgttttcctgtaagaacaaagacggcgaactggtgactgacgtacagagcaatcttaaattatggagggaacacttctcgaacttattaaacagtgacagctgcgcatgtcaccgagaaagtgaagatcccgataccccaatcgttgacgacggaattgtcgttccgctgcccgatcatgacgaggtgagaatagcgataacgcggctaaagaacaacaaagccgcgggcgccgacggactgccgggtgagctattcaaacatggcggcgaggagctggtaaggtgcatgcatcagcttctatgcaaaatatggtcggatgaaagcatgcctgccgattggaatttaagtgtactctgcccaatccataagaagggcgatcctgcaatttgtgccaattaccgcgggattagtcttctaaatatcgcctataaggttctagcgagcgtattgtgtgaaaggctgaagcccaccgtcaaccaactgattgggccttatcagtgtggcttcagacctggaaggtctaccatcgaccaaatattctcaa comes from Anastrepha ludens isolate Willacy chromosome 3, idAnaLude1.1, whole genome shotgun sequence and encodes:
- the LOC128856399 gene encoding prisilkin-39-like, encoding MKVCLVLAVCVLATLTPPTDALLGAKLALLGLAGNLGGGGNSGSGGGGGGGYGSGRYNGGFYGQQNGPNYSNGYGRQSYGGGYNYGIGASGGYGGGYSSGGYGSSGYSTGGYSGSNEGGQVVRVIKVIVPNQDADVSSNYASGYSSGYSSGGWTPIPAPVPVQRTSSYVTTQSVAPAPIQTTYVSSAPAPQPIQYSAQIGQESAARAYQYSNAAPQPIPIQVQAAPAPVPVQTTYVSAPAPQPIQYSTQIGQAGAAQTYQYRESAQPQPIAPLGPAPAQQVKTIKLIVDEEDSSQGGFNGAPAQTYGPPPPSGGAWDSSSSATGGWNNGYKRGGIWEKLGC